One Solanum lycopersicum chromosome 2, SLM_r2.1 genomic region harbors:
- the LOC101258325 gene encoding uncharacterized protein isoform X1 codes for MDLLQSSYEDESPDSSPIRMLPSKSAAPKVDDTMLALTVAGEAARAQSKPLDPTQHVVGFNPTYEQLWAPICGPAHPYAKDGLAQGLRNHKLGFVEDASIEPFVFDEQYNTFQKYGYAVDPSENSYIGDLEKMKECDAISVYNIPQHEQKKRKLEKKKEKMEEEGDEQDVDMTEVENPSTDTWLMKNRKSPWAGKKEGLQVELSEEQKKYAEEYAKKKGEERGGDKDKAEPMVEKSTFHGKEEKDYQGRSWIAPPKDAKAANDHCYIPKRLVHTWSGHTKGVSAIRFFPKHGHLILSAGMDTKVKIWDVYNSGKCMRTYMGHTKAVRDIWFSNDGTKFLTAGYDKYIKYWDTETGQVIQTFTTGKIPYVVRLNPDEDKQNVLLAGMSDKKIVQWDINSGQITQEYDQHLGAVNTITFVDNNRRFVTSSDDKSLRVWEYGIPVVIKYISEPHMHSMPSISPHPNGNWIAAQSLDNQILIYSTRERFQLNKKKRFAGHIVAGYACQVNFSPDGRFVFSGDGEGRCWFWDWKSCKVFRTLKCHDGVCIGAEWHPLEQSKVATCGWDGLIKYWD; via the exons ATGGATCTTTTACAATCTTCATACGAGGATGAATCGCCGGATTCTTCCCCAATACGCATGCTTCCTTCTAAATCCGCCGCCCCTAAAGTCGACGACACCATGCTAGCCCTAACAGTCGCCGGCGAAGCTGCCAGAGCTCAATCCAAACCCCTTGACCCGACCCAGCACGTTGTTGGATTCAACCCGACGTACGAACAACTATGGGCACCAATTTGTGGTCCAGCTCACCCGTACGCAAAGGACGGGTTAGCTCAAGGACTCAGAAATCACAAGTTAGGGTTCGTAGAGGACGCGTCTATTGAGCCCTTTGTATTCGATGAGCAGTACAATACTTTTCAGAAGTATGGGTACGCTGTTGATCCCTCTGAAAATAGCTACATCGGTGATTTGGAAAAAATGAAGGAATGTGATGCAATTTCTGTGTATAACATACCACAGCATGAACAGAAGAAGAGGAAGttagagaagaagaaggaaaaaatggaGGAGGAGGGTGATGAGCAGGATGTGGATATGACGGAAGTTGAAAATCCGTCCACCGACACATGGTTGATGAAGAACAGGAAGAGTCCATGGGCTGGAAAGAAAGAAGGGTTGCAAGTGGAATTATCTGAGGAGCAGAAAAAATATGCTGAAGAGTATGCTAAGAAGAAGGGTGAAGAAAGAGGTGGTGATAAAGATAAGGCGGAGCCTATGGTTGAAAAGAGCACATTTCATGGTAAAGAGGAAAAGGATTATCAGGGCAGGTCTTGGATCGCTCCACCGAAGGATGCAAAGGCTGCTAATGATCATTGCTATATACCAAAGAGATTGGTACATACTTGGAGTGGACACACGAAAGGGGTTTCAGCCATTAGGTTTTTCCCTAAGCATGGTCATTTGATTTTGTCAGCTGGGATGGATACAAAGGTGAAAATTTGGGATGTTTACAATTCCGGTAAATGTATGAGGACTTACATGGGGCATACAAAGGCAGTGAGGGATATTTGGTTTAGCAATGACGGGACGAAGTTTTTGACAGCTGGATATGATAAGTACATTAAGTATTGGGATACAGAAACAGGACAAGTAATTCAAACGTTCACGACGGGTAAGATACCCTATGTGGTGAGGCTTAATCCTGATGAAGATAAGCAGAATGTACTTTTGGCTGGTATGAGTGATAAGAAGATTGTGCAGTGGGATATAAACAGTGGACAGATTACACAAGAGTACGATCAACATCTGGGGGCAGTTAATACAATTACCTTTGTGGATAATAACAGAAGGTTTGTGACCTCTAGTGATGATAAATCACTACGTGTTTGGGAATATGGTATTCCGGTTGTTATCAAGTATATAAGTGAACCCCATATGCATTCCATGCCATCTATTTCGCCCCATCCAAATGGGAATTGGATTGCAGCACAAAGTTTGGATAACCAGATTCTTATTTACAGTACGCGAGAGAGATTTCAgctgaataaaaagaaaagatttgctGGACACATTGTCGCTGGTTATGCCTGCCAGGTCAATTTCTCACCTGATGGACGGTTTGTCTTCTCAGGAGATGGTGAAGGCAGATGCTGGTTTTGGGATTGGAAATCGTGTAAGGTCTTCAGAACTCTCAAGTGTCATGATGGGGTCTGTATTGGTGCAGAGTGGCATCCTCTGGAACAAAGTAAAGTTGCTACTTGTGGCTGGGATGGTTTGATCAAATACTG GGACTAG
- the LOC101258325 gene encoding uncharacterized protein isoform X2 produces the protein MDLLQSSYEDESPDSSPIRMLPSKSAAPKVDDTMLALTVAGEAARAQSKPLDPTQHVVGFNPTYEQLWAPICGPAHPYAKDGLAQGLRNHKLGFVEDASIEPFVFDEQYNTFQKYGYAVDPSENSYIGDLEKMKECDAISVYNIPQHEQKKRKLEKKKEKMEEEGDEQDVDMTEVENPSTDTWLMKNRKSPWAGKKEGLQVELSEEQKKYAEEYAKKKGEERGGDKDKAEPMVEKSTFHGKEEKDYQGRSWIAPPKDAKAANDHCYIPKRLVHTWSGHTKGVSAIRFFPKHGHLILSAGMDTKVKIWDVYNSGKCMRTYMGHTKAVRDIWFSNDGTKFLTAGYDKYIKYWDTETGQVIQTFTTGKIPYVVRLNPDEDKQNVLLAGMSDKKIVQWDINSGQITQEYDQHLGAVNTITFVDNNRRFVTSSDDKSLRVWEYGIPVVIKYISEPHMHSMPSISPHPNGNWIAAQSLDNQILIYSTRERFQLNKKKRFAGHIVAGYACQVNFSPDGRFVFSGDGEGRCWFWDWKSCKVFRTLKCHDGVCIGAEWHPLEQSKVATCGWDGLIKYW, from the coding sequence ATGGATCTTTTACAATCTTCATACGAGGATGAATCGCCGGATTCTTCCCCAATACGCATGCTTCCTTCTAAATCCGCCGCCCCTAAAGTCGACGACACCATGCTAGCCCTAACAGTCGCCGGCGAAGCTGCCAGAGCTCAATCCAAACCCCTTGACCCGACCCAGCACGTTGTTGGATTCAACCCGACGTACGAACAACTATGGGCACCAATTTGTGGTCCAGCTCACCCGTACGCAAAGGACGGGTTAGCTCAAGGACTCAGAAATCACAAGTTAGGGTTCGTAGAGGACGCGTCTATTGAGCCCTTTGTATTCGATGAGCAGTACAATACTTTTCAGAAGTATGGGTACGCTGTTGATCCCTCTGAAAATAGCTACATCGGTGATTTGGAAAAAATGAAGGAATGTGATGCAATTTCTGTGTATAACATACCACAGCATGAACAGAAGAAGAGGAAGttagagaagaagaaggaaaaaatggaGGAGGAGGGTGATGAGCAGGATGTGGATATGACGGAAGTTGAAAATCCGTCCACCGACACATGGTTGATGAAGAACAGGAAGAGTCCATGGGCTGGAAAGAAAGAAGGGTTGCAAGTGGAATTATCTGAGGAGCAGAAAAAATATGCTGAAGAGTATGCTAAGAAGAAGGGTGAAGAAAGAGGTGGTGATAAAGATAAGGCGGAGCCTATGGTTGAAAAGAGCACATTTCATGGTAAAGAGGAAAAGGATTATCAGGGCAGGTCTTGGATCGCTCCACCGAAGGATGCAAAGGCTGCTAATGATCATTGCTATATACCAAAGAGATTGGTACATACTTGGAGTGGACACACGAAAGGGGTTTCAGCCATTAGGTTTTTCCCTAAGCATGGTCATTTGATTTTGTCAGCTGGGATGGATACAAAGGTGAAAATTTGGGATGTTTACAATTCCGGTAAATGTATGAGGACTTACATGGGGCATACAAAGGCAGTGAGGGATATTTGGTTTAGCAATGACGGGACGAAGTTTTTGACAGCTGGATATGATAAGTACATTAAGTATTGGGATACAGAAACAGGACAAGTAATTCAAACGTTCACGACGGGTAAGATACCCTATGTGGTGAGGCTTAATCCTGATGAAGATAAGCAGAATGTACTTTTGGCTGGTATGAGTGATAAGAAGATTGTGCAGTGGGATATAAACAGTGGACAGATTACACAAGAGTACGATCAACATCTGGGGGCAGTTAATACAATTACCTTTGTGGATAATAACAGAAGGTTTGTGACCTCTAGTGATGATAAATCACTACGTGTTTGGGAATATGGTATTCCGGTTGTTATCAAGTATATAAGTGAACCCCATATGCATTCCATGCCATCTATTTCGCCCCATCCAAATGGGAATTGGATTGCAGCACAAAGTTTGGATAACCAGATTCTTATTTACAGTACGCGAGAGAGATTTCAgctgaataaaaagaaaagatttgctGGACACATTGTCGCTGGTTATGCCTGCCAGGTCAATTTCTCACCTGATGGACGGTTTGTCTTCTCAGGAGATGGTGAAGGCAGATGCTGGTTTTGGGATTGGAAATCGTGTAAGGTCTTCAGAACTCTCAAGTGTCATGATGGGGTCTGTATTGGTGCAGAGTGGCATCCTCTGGAACAAAGTAAAGTTGCTACTTGTGGCTGGGATGGTTTGATCAAATACTGGTAA
- the LOC101257626 gene encoding uncharacterized protein isoform X4, whose translation MLKLFDSHCHLQDPRIFNMVPKIIKTTTETGVVHFAVNGVSEKDWRLVKEMSERYPSIVPNFGLHPWFITERTPDWLKTLRGFLESTPAAAVGEIGLDKGSFGRKIDFADQVDVCRQQLQLAKELERPASIHCVRAFGDLLELLKSAGPVPAGFILHSYLGSAEMVPEFAKLGAYFSFSGFLMSMKESKAKKMLKSIPKDRILLETDAPDALPKLSNPDSLYLIEKEASSADGTSSGGINDGNPSEEDKGNERQAEEIYNHPANIHHVLSYVASLLELTKEELAEISFANASRLFSYEGSKL comes from the exons ATGCTGAAACTCTTTGATTCTCATTGTCACCTCCAAGATCCAAGGATCTTTAATATGGTcccaaaaattatcaaaaccaCGACTGAAACAGGAGTTGTCCATTTTGCGGTCAATGGCGTGTCAGAGAAAGATTGGCGTTTGGTAAAGGAAATGAGTGAACGCTACCCTTCTATTGTTCCAAATTTTGGGCTCCATCCCTGGTTTATAACTGAGAGAACTCCTGATTGGCTGAAAACCTTGAGAGGATTTTTGGAGTCTACTCCTGCTGCTGCAGTTGGAGAGATTGGTTTAGATAAAGGTTCATTTGGAAGGAAGATTGATTTCGCTGATCAGGTGGATGTCTGTCGACAGCAGCTTCAACTTGCCAAAGAGTTGGAAAGACCAGCATCCATACACTGTGTTCGTGCTTTCGGGGATCTTCTTGAATTATTAAAATCTGCGGGGCCTGTTCCTGCTGGTTTCATCCTGCACTCTTACCTCGGCTCTGCTGAAATGGTTCCTGAATTTGCTAAGCTTGGTGCTTACTTCTCCTTTTCTGGGTTCCTTATGTCCATGAAGGAAAGCAAGGCGAAGAAAATGTTGAAGTCAATTCCTAAGGACAGGATCTTGTTGGAGACAGATGCACCAGATGCTTTGCCAAAATTAAGCAATCCAGATTCTCTGTATTTAATCGAGAAGGAAGCTTCATCAGCTGATGGAACATCAAGTGGAGGAATCAATGATGGAAATCCATCCGAGGAGGACAAAGGCAATGAACGACAGGCAGAAGAAATCTATAACCATCCTGCAAACATTCACCATGTACTCTCCTATGTTGCATCATTACTTGAGCTGACAAAAGAAGAACTTGCTGAGATAAGCTTCGCAAATGCTTCTCGGCTATTTTCTTATGAAGGTTCAAAG TTGTGA
- the LOC101257626 gene encoding uncharacterized protein isoform X2 — MLKLFDSHCHLQDPRIFNMVPKIIKTTTETGVVHFAVNGVSEKDWRLVKEMSERYPSIVPNFGLHPWFITERTPDWLKTLRGFLESTPAAAVGEIGLDKGSFGRKIDFADQVDVCRQQLQLAKELERPASIHCVRAFGDLLELLKSAGPVPAGFILHSYLGSAEMVPEFAKLGAYFSFSGFLMSMKESKAKKMLKSIPKDRILLETDAPDALPKLSNPDSLYLIEKEASSADGTSSGGINDGNPSEEDKGNERQAEEIYNHPANIHHVLSYVASLLELTKEELAEISFANASRLFSYEGSKVLQEL; from the exons ATGCTGAAACTCTTTGATTCTCATTGTCACCTCCAAGATCCAAGGATCTTTAATATGGTcccaaaaattatcaaaaccaCGACTGAAACAGGAGTTGTCCATTTTGCGGTCAATGGCGTGTCAGAGAAAGATTGGCGTTTGGTAAAGGAAATGAGTGAACGCTACCCTTCTATTGTTCCAAATTTTGGGCTCCATCCCTGGTTTATAACTGAGAGAACTCCTGATTGGCTGAAAACCTTGAGAGGATTTTTGGAGTCTACTCCTGCTGCTGCAGTTGGAGAGATTGGTTTAGATAAAGGTTCATTTGGAAGGAAGATTGATTTCGCTGATCAGGTGGATGTCTGTCGACAGCAGCTTCAACTTGCCAAAGAGTTGGAAAGACCAGCATCCATACACTGTGTTCGTGCTTTCGGGGATCTTCTTGAATTATTAAAATCTGCGGGGCCTGTTCCTGCTGGTTTCATCCTGCACTCTTACCTCGGCTCTGCTGAAATGGTTCCTGAATTTGCTAAGCTTGGTGCTTACTTCTCCTTTTCTGGGTTCCTTATGTCCATGAAGGAAAGCAAGGCGAAGAAAATGTTGAAGTCAATTCCTAAGGACAGGATCTTGTTGGAGACAGATGCACCAGATGCTTTGCCAAAATTAAGCAATCCAGATTCTCTGTATTTAATCGAGAAGGAAGCTTCATCAGCTGATGGAACATCAAGTGGAGGAATCAATGATGGAAATCCATCCGAGGAGGACAAAGGCAATGAACGACAGGCAGAAGAAATCTATAACCATCCTGCAAACATTCACCATGTACTCTCCTATGTTGCATCATTACTTGAGCTGACAAAAGAAGAACTTGCTGAGATAAGCTTCGCAAATGCTTCTCGGCTATTTTCTTATGAAGGTTCAAAGGTACTGCAAGAG TTGTGA
- the LOC101257626 gene encoding uncharacterized protein isoform X3, whose translation MLKLFDSHCHLQDPRIFNMVPKIIKTTTETGVVHFAVNGVSEKDWRLVKEMSERYPSIVPNFGLHPWFITERTPDWLKTLRGFLESTPAAAVGEIGLDKGSFGRKIDFADQVDVCRQQLQLAKELERPASIHCVRAFGDLLELLKSAGPVPAGFILHSYLGSAEMVPEFAKLGAYFSFSGFLMSMKESKAKKMLKSIPKDRILLETDAPDALPKLSNPDSLYLIEKEASSADGTSSGGINDGNPSEEDKGNERQAEEIYNHPANIHHVLSYVASLLELTKEELAEISFANASRLFSYEGSKVLK comes from the exons ATGCTGAAACTCTTTGATTCTCATTGTCACCTCCAAGATCCAAGGATCTTTAATATGGTcccaaaaattatcaaaaccaCGACTGAAACAGGAGTTGTCCATTTTGCGGTCAATGGCGTGTCAGAGAAAGATTGGCGTTTGGTAAAGGAAATGAGTGAACGCTACCCTTCTATTGTTCCAAATTTTGGGCTCCATCCCTGGTTTATAACTGAGAGAACTCCTGATTGGCTGAAAACCTTGAGAGGATTTTTGGAGTCTACTCCTGCTGCTGCAGTTGGAGAGATTGGTTTAGATAAAGGTTCATTTGGAAGGAAGATTGATTTCGCTGATCAGGTGGATGTCTGTCGACAGCAGCTTCAACTTGCCAAAGAGTTGGAAAGACCAGCATCCATACACTGTGTTCGTGCTTTCGGGGATCTTCTTGAATTATTAAAATCTGCGGGGCCTGTTCCTGCTGGTTTCATCCTGCACTCTTACCTCGGCTCTGCTGAAATGGTTCCTGAATTTGCTAAGCTTGGTGCTTACTTCTCCTTTTCTGGGTTCCTTATGTCCATGAAGGAAAGCAAGGCGAAGAAAATGTTGAAGTCAATTCCTAAGGACAGGATCTTGTTGGAGACAGATGCACCAGATGCTTTGCCAAAATTAAGCAATCCAGATTCTCTGTATTTAATCGAGAAGGAAGCTTCATCAGCTGATGGAACATCAAGTGGAGGAATCAATGATGGAAATCCATCCGAGGAGGACAAAGGCAATGAACGACAGGCAGAAGAAATCTATAACCATCCTGCAAACATTCACCATGTACTCTCCTATGTTGCATCATTACTTGAGCTGACAAAAGAAGAACTTGCTGAGATAAGCTTCGCAAATGCTTCTCGGCTATTTTCTTATGAAGGTTCAAAG GTCTTAAAATGA
- the LOC101257626 gene encoding uncharacterized protein isoform X1 — MLKLFDSHCHLQDPRIFNMVPKIIKTTTETGVVHFAVNGVSEKDWRLVKEMSERYPSIVPNFGLHPWFITERTPDWLKTLRGFLESTPAAAVGEIGLDKGSFGRKIDFADQVDVCRQQLQLAKELERPASIHCVRAFGDLLELLKSAGPVPAGFILHSYLGSAEMVPEFAKLGAYFSFSGFLMSMKESKAKKMLKSIPKDRILLETDAPDALPKLSNPDSLYLIEKEASSADGTSSGGINDGNPSEEDKGNERQAEEIYNHPANIHHVLSYVASLLELTKEELAEISFANASRLFSYEGSKVLQEVLK; from the exons ATGCTGAAACTCTTTGATTCTCATTGTCACCTCCAAGATCCAAGGATCTTTAATATGGTcccaaaaattatcaaaaccaCGACTGAAACAGGAGTTGTCCATTTTGCGGTCAATGGCGTGTCAGAGAAAGATTGGCGTTTGGTAAAGGAAATGAGTGAACGCTACCCTTCTATTGTTCCAAATTTTGGGCTCCATCCCTGGTTTATAACTGAGAGAACTCCTGATTGGCTGAAAACCTTGAGAGGATTTTTGGAGTCTACTCCTGCTGCTGCAGTTGGAGAGATTGGTTTAGATAAAGGTTCATTTGGAAGGAAGATTGATTTCGCTGATCAGGTGGATGTCTGTCGACAGCAGCTTCAACTTGCCAAAGAGTTGGAAAGACCAGCATCCATACACTGTGTTCGTGCTTTCGGGGATCTTCTTGAATTATTAAAATCTGCGGGGCCTGTTCCTGCTGGTTTCATCCTGCACTCTTACCTCGGCTCTGCTGAAATGGTTCCTGAATTTGCTAAGCTTGGTGCTTACTTCTCCTTTTCTGGGTTCCTTATGTCCATGAAGGAAAGCAAGGCGAAGAAAATGTTGAAGTCAATTCCTAAGGACAGGATCTTGTTGGAGACAGATGCACCAGATGCTTTGCCAAAATTAAGCAATCCAGATTCTCTGTATTTAATCGAGAAGGAAGCTTCATCAGCTGATGGAACATCAAGTGGAGGAATCAATGATGGAAATCCATCCGAGGAGGACAAAGGCAATGAACGACAGGCAGAAGAAATCTATAACCATCCTGCAAACATTCACCATGTACTCTCCTATGTTGCATCATTACTTGAGCTGACAAAAGAAGAACTTGCTGAGATAAGCTTCGCAAATGCTTCTCGGCTATTTTCTTATGAAGGTTCAAAGGTACTGCAAGAG GTCTTAAAATGA